Within the Planctomycetota bacterium genome, the region CTACGAGGCCCACCAGGGGCACATCCACTTCCTCCGCCGTGTCGTGCGCGCCCGGTTCGATCACGGCGCCAAGCTCGTCACCTTCGACGTGCGCTGCTCCAACACCGCCGGCCGGAGCGACGAATGGTTCGCCCCCCGGCCCGGGACCGAGGGCGCGATCGCGCTCGCGATGGGCCACGTCCTGCTGGCGGAAGACCGCATCGACCGGGAGTTCCTCGAGAAATGGACGAACGTCTCCCTCGAGGCCCTTCGGGAGTTCTACCGCCCGTACACGCCCGAATGGGCCGAACGGCAAAGCGGGATGGCCGCCGCCGACATCGCCCGCGTCGCGCGCGAGTTTTCCGAGCGCCGCCCCCGGTGCGCGGCCTTCACCAACCGCGGAAGCCACGCCCATTACAACGGCTACTCCAACGACCGCGCCGTCATCCTCCTGAACGCCCTGGTGGGTTCGATCGGGAGACCCGGCGGCTACTGCTACGGCGAGTCCGAACGGATCGATCCGGTCCAGTTCCCGCCCCCGCCGCCGCTGCCGCCGAAGCCCTCGATCCGCACGGACCTGGAAGACCCGCCCGAATACCCGCTGGCCAACTACTGGCAGAAAATGCGCGTCGGCCAGCTCGTCTACGACTTCATCGCCCGCCGGCGCGCCACGGTCAAGGTCTACCTCACCTACACCCTCGGATCCCCCACGACCTGGCCGGAGGGGCGCAGCCTCACCACGCGCGTCCTTTCGGACGAATCCCTCATCCCGTTCCACGCCTGCTCCGACATCGTCTACTCGGAGACGGCCCACTACGCGGATCTCATCCTGCCCGACGCCACGTATCTGGAACGCTGGGGCCTGGACACGCGGAACTCCTACGAGCTTCAGCCGTACGTCACCCTCCGGCAGCCTCTCGTGCCGCCGCCGGCCGAGTGCGTCAGCTTCGCCGACGTCCTCATCGAACTCGCACGCCGGATCGGTCCTCCCGTGGACCGCTACTTCTCCACCTTCCGCAACCACGAGGAGTACGTGCGCCATCAGTGCCGCAACATCCCGCCCGGAGACTGCGCCGACGGGTGGGAATACATGAGGCGCCACGGGGTCTGGGTCGACAGCCGGTCGCCGAAGACCTACGAGCTCTTCAAAAAGCCCCTCACGGCCAAGGAACTCGAAGGCTCGCGCACCGATGCCGCGACGGGGGTGGTCTACCGTCGGGGCCCCGGAGGAAAAGACGAGCCGATCGGGGTCGTGGTGGACGGCGTTCCGGTGCGCGGTTTCAAGACCCGGTCCCGGAAGTTCGAAATCCACAGCCCCGTCACCGCCGAGCAGGCCGCCCGCGTGGGCCATCCGGACGACGGCTGGCCACGATGGGTCCCCATCCCGGCCCACGAGAACCTGCCCGAGGACCGCTTCCACCTCGTCACCTTCAAGTGGAACGTCCACACGCAGGCCCGGACCGCGCCCCAGAAGTACCTGACCGAGATCGTCCACGACAACCCGCTCTGGATCCATCCCGATGCGGCCCGGCGCCTGGAGCTCAAGACCGGAGACTGGGTCGAGATCACGACGTACCGCCCCCGCGGAGCGACCTACCGGGCCGATGGAAGCGCCGTCGGCAGCGCCCGCATCCGCGTGGTCGTCACCGAGGGCATCCATCCGCGGGTCGTCGCCTGCTCCAACAGCCTCGGACATCTCTTCGGCGGACGGGCCGCCACCGCCCGGCGCGGGCGCCGTCCCGAGGGACCCGGGTACGATCCGGCCGTCCTGCCCGACGATCCGGATCTTTCCCGCCGCCTCTGGTGGGACGAGCGCCACGGGGGCCGCGGCGCCGGATTCAACCTCAACGCGATTCTTCCCATCCAGCCGTCGCCGGTCACCGGCATGCAGGCGTGGTATGATACGACCTGCTCGATCCGGAAGATCTGAGCAGAACCAGGGAGGGACCTTCCGTGAATTTGGCCGCCGCCGTCGCCGCCCTTTTCGCGCTTGCTCCTCAGGAGACCGACTCCGAACGCCTCAAGCGCCTTGAAGAACAGGTCCGGCGCCAGCAGGAGGAAATCGAAAAGCTCAAGGCCGCCTCCCCTCCCTTCACCGCCAGCCTCACGGAGGGGCTCCGCTTCCGGACGCCCGACGGCTCCGTGGATCTGCAGCTCGGCGGACGGTTCCAGCAACACCTCCGCGTCCTCCTCGACCGCCCCGAGGGATCCCCGCGCACCCAGCCGGATACCTTCTATGTC harbors:
- a CDS encoding molybdopterin-dependent oxidoreductase; its protein translation is MIRPGRREFLKSGLGALAGLRLGETIRLFPGERFAAAQEDRDPEAARRPPNDYRRAQRRPGVCLNCSTVCGIVGWIVDGRLVKVSGNPEDPNNGRHLCAKGQSGPTIGTYPDRLLYPLRRAGRRGEGLWKRISWDEAYRELASRIRACIEDGHPEHVALHYGRSRINDVLERFMSAVGSPVILNHRALCSLNKRAANYATLGDTDWETVDAERCLYFLNFGSNFYEAHQGHIHFLRRVVRARFDHGAKLVTFDVRCSNTAGRSDEWFAPRPGTEGAIALAMGHVLLAEDRIDREFLEKWTNVSLEALREFYRPYTPEWAERQSGMAAADIARVAREFSERRPRCAAFTNRGSHAHYNGYSNDRAVILLNALVGSIGRPGGYCYGESERIDPVQFPPPPPLPPKPSIRTDLEDPPEYPLANYWQKMRVGQLVYDFIARRRATVKVYLTYTLGSPTTWPEGRSLTTRVLSDESLIPFHACSDIVYSETAHYADLILPDATYLERWGLDTRNSYELQPYVTLRQPLVPPPAECVSFADVLIELARRIGPPVDRYFSTFRNHEEYVRHQCRNIPPGDCADGWEYMRRHGVWVDSRSPKTYELFKKPLTAKELEGSRTDAATGVVYRRGPGGKDEPIGVVVDGVPVRGFKTRSRKFEIHSPVTAEQAARVGHPDDGWPRWVPIPAHENLPEDRFHLVTFKWNVHTQARTAPQKYLTEIVHDNPLWIHPDAARRLELKTGDWVEITTYRPRGATYRADGSAVGSARIRVVVTEGIHPRVVACSNSLGHLFGGRAATARRGRRPEGPGYDPAVLPDDPDLSRRLWWDERHGGRGAGFNLNAILPIQPSPVTGMQAWYDTTCSIRKI